In Aedes albopictus strain Foshan chromosome 3, AalbF5, whole genome shotgun sequence, the following are encoded in one genomic region:
- the LOC109426033 gene encoding maltase 2-like, translated as MPRVYRTACALLLLYPVCSILGQSLRSLTATEWWQKSGFYQIYPRSFKDSNGDGIGDLNGITQKLPYLQSLGVKAFWLSPIYKSPMADFGYDIADFRDIQPEYGTLKDFEALVTEAKRLGLKVILDFVPNHSSDEHEWFVKSENRVAGYEDYYVWHDGIPGSNLDQNDPPNNWVENFYGSAWKWSEKRRQYYLHQFHYKQPDLNYRNPNVVEEMKNILRFWLDKGVDGFRIDAVNWLFEDSNFQDEPVSGSSNDPLLYEYLNHIYTQDLPETVDMVYQWRAVMDEYKLQHGGDTRVIMTEAWTDLSTLKTYFQDENGRQGSQMPFNFQLILRLDSTKNKASDFKMVIDSWLDTVPNEHTPNWVLGNHDRRRVASRMGGEHMADIMEMVQLSIPGVSVTYQGEEIGMTDYELTWAETVDPAACLRPQEIFQQYTRDPARTPFQWDNSSNAGFTNYSKPWLPVSPSYTTVNVEVEEQASWSHLKVFKALMQLRESDDFHNCHYQTAVLGNNVFAILRSGPDLGKSEVFVTVVNLSNSTSTVNLADLLAQYKTLSQDKLAVAVQSVSSKRIKGDKIASNDVVLQPYEGLVLRSISSGIFAKFYLIIFSVIITITAGIM; from the exons ATGCCTCGAGTCTACCGCACGGCATGTGCCTTGCTGCTTCTGTATCCGGTGTGCTCCATACTAGGACAAAGTCTTCGCAGCCTCACGGCAACTGAGTGGTGGCAGAAATCCGGGTTCTACCAAATCTATCCACGATCCTTCAAGGATAGCAACGGCGATGGGATCGGTGACCTGAACGGCATCACTCAGAAGTTGCCGTATTTGCAATCGCTGGGAGTTAAGGCTTTCTGGCTATCGCCGATCTACAAGAGTCCTATGGCGGACTTTGGATACGACATTGCCGACTTTCGCGATATACAACCGGAGTATGGAACGCTGAAGGACTTTGAAGCTCTGGTGACGGAAGCCAAGCGACTGGGGTTGAAGGTTATATTGGACTTTGTTCCGAACCACTCGAGTGATGAGCACGAATGGTTCGTGAAGAGTGAAAATCGCGTGGCTGGATATGAGGATTACTATGTGTGGCACGATGGAATCCCAGGAAGCAACCTTGATCAGAACGATCCACCGAATAATTGG GTGGAAAACTTCTATGGGAGTGCTTGGAAATGGAGTGAAAAGCGAAGACAATACTATCTGCACCAGTTTCACTACAAGCAGCCAGATCTCAATTACCGTAATCCGAATGTCGTCGAAGAAATGAAGAATATTCTTCGCTTCTGGTTGGATAAGGGGGTCGATGGTTTTCGCATAGATGCCGTCAATTGGCTGTTTGAAGACAGTAACTTTCAAGATGAGCCTGTATCCGGGAGCTCCAACGATCCACTACTATACGAGTACTTGAACCACATTTACACACAGGATCTACCGGAAACTGTAGATATGGTGTATCAGTGGCGTGCCGTTATGGACGAGTACAAGCTGCAACACGGTGGAGATACGAGAGTTATTATGACGGAAGCGTGGACCGACCTTTCGACACTGAAGACCTATTTCCAAGATGAGAATGGCCGACAAGGCTCCCAAATGCCgttcaatttccagttaattcttcGGCTGGATAGTACAAAAAATAAAGCGTCAGATTTTAAAATGGTAATTGATTCCTGGCTCGACACTGTTCCCAACGAACACACTCCGAACTGGGTG CTAGGGAACCACGATAGAAGACGAGTGGCCTCCCGTATGGGAGGCGAGCACATGGCAGACATCATGGAAATGGTTCAGCTCTCTATTCCAGGGGTGTCCGTAACCTATCAGGGGGAGGAAATCGGTATGACAGACTATGAACTGACTTGGGCTGAAACCGTAGATCCTGCGGCATGTCTGCGTCCGCAAGAAATCTTCCAACAGTACACCAGAGACCCAGCTCGCACCCCGTTCCAGTGGGACAATTCCAGTAACGCAGGTTTCACGAACTACTCTAAACCGTGGCTCCCGGTTTCGCCATCGTACACTACAGTAAATGTCGAAGTCGAAGAACAGGCTAGCTGGAGTCACTTGAAAGTGTTCAAAGCTCTGATGCAACTGCGAGAGTCGGATGACTTCCACAACTGTCACTACCAGACGGCAGTTCTGGGAAACAACGTGTTTGCAATTTTGAGATCAGGACCAGACCTGGGGAAATCGGAAGTTTTCGTAACGGTTGTGAACCTGTCGAACTCTACATCAACGGTCAATCTAGCGGACTTGCTCGCTCAGTACAAAACGCTTTCGCAGGATAAACTAGCAGTGGCAGTGCAGAGCGTTTCGTCTAAACGAATCAAAGG AGACAAAATAGCTTCCAACGATGTCGTGTTACAACCTTATGAAGGATTAGTTTTACGCAGtatatcttctggaatttttgcTAAATTCTatctaattattttttcagtgATAATAACTATAACAGCAGGGATTATGTAG